TTTTAGAATAACTAACTTTTGATATCATGATCTATTTTAATAATTGATTAGGTTActtttgagacggtctcatgaatctttatccgtgagacgagtcaaccttaccgatattcataataaaaaataatattcttagcataaaaagtaatattttttcatggatgacccaaataagatacccgtctcataaaatacgacccgtgagatcgtctcacacaagtttttgtcttgataattatataaaatgttaaaactttAACGCAAATAACATGTAATTTAGCCCTTTACATCTTTAATTTACTTTGCTTTTTTTTCCTCTTTATTTTATAACACGTGGTTTTAAATATTAGTCAAGAAATATTTCCAAAGAAAATATTCTGTCAAGGAATTTCGATGCCTACTTATCCGTTAAGCTTAACAAAAAGAACAGACTGCACCAGATTCTGATTCATCACCTCACCAACACCTTCAAGTTAATTTTGATCATTCTCCTAATATCTCAACACAACCTTCTAATGTTGCCACTCAACCACCTCCGAACATACCACCCCCACCCCCACCCCCACCCCCACCCCCACCCCCACCACCTCATTATCCCACTGACACTTACCCATCAGAGAATTTTCATCAACCTCCTTCAAACAACGGTCCTGATCATTCTTTTCATTCTCAAACATATCAGCATCAACCATATCAACAAGAACCACCCCCTCACTTGCCACAACACTACACTTCACATGATGTACCCTCGTATTCTTATCCAAATTTCCAGTCATACCCAAGTTTTGCAGAGAGCAGCCTTCCTACTGCTCCATCTAATATCCCTTCTTATTATCAAGGTTCTGATACTACATATACCAATTCGCCTCCACCTTCCAGCACAACAAAATATCAGTCAAATGCTCAATACATTTCGAGTGGGAGAAACGGTAGTATTTCAGAAATTTCACCAACCACCAGTCAGAAATACCAATATGACAGCAATTACCAGCCTCCACCAGAGAAAATTGCCGAGGCACACAAAGCGGCAAGGTTTGCAGTTGGGGCATTAGCATTTGATGACATCGTTACTGCAGTTGAACACCTTAAGAAATCACTTGAATTGTTGAGTAATCCACAATCTGGGCACTGAATCCTGTTAAATTTTATGATATGGTATTGATGTTTGCTTGTTCTGCTTGTGAACCGGATCCTTGGAAAATTGagcatatatttgaaaattgtccaATCAATTGCGAAACCATAGAGTGGCCCAGCTTGGTTGGACGATAGTAATGTTGTTACGTTGTGGTTTCTTCTTAAGCAACTTTTTAAAAGTGATTTTAACAAATGGAAATCGATTTAATAATCTGTTTTTTGAAGCTAATGGAATTGTGCGATTTTTTTAAGTGAGTTTGAactagtattttttttttttttgagaatagTTTGAACTAGTTTTcgaaatttataaatttgttcttttttcgaaa
The Primulina tabacum isolate GXHZ01 chromosome 9, ASM2559414v2, whole genome shotgun sequence DNA segment above includes these coding regions:
- the LOC142504474 gene encoding protein HOMOLOG OF MAMMALIAN LYST-INTERACTING PROTEIN 5-like, whose protein sequence is MDPFVTAPDSDSSPHQHLQVNFDHSPNISTQPSNVATQPPPNIPPPPPPPPPPPPPPPHYPTDTYPSENFHQPPSNNGPDHSFHSQTYQHQPYQQEPPPHLPQHYTSHDVPSYSYPNFQSYPSFAESSLPTAPSNIPSYYQGSDTTYTNSPPPSSTTKYQSNAQYISSGRNGSISEISPTTSQKYQYDSNYQPPPEKIAEAHKAARFAVGALAFDDIVTAVEHLKKSLELLSNPQSGH